The sequence GAAACAGTAGACCatgaaataattacaaatttatcGAAAGGCAGAAGGGGGTTAGAACGGTTCGATCGATAATCCCAACACGTGTACAGCCGCCATTACATTTCATTGTCGTACCGTCGCATACCCCATCGAGCCAGATACTCGAGCATCTCTAACAATTTCATGGCATCCTGTGCACCAAAGTCAACTCCTCCTGTTTCCCTTACATAGAATCAGTAGGTGCTGCTTTGGTGGCGACGCACTAAAACTatcagtaatttttttttcatgcgGTTTCGGTGACTTAGAACGCGAACAAAAGCAAGAAAGCCATCATAAGGCAGAAAAGACCCATAGCCTCGGACAGGGCAAAGCCCAAGATGGCATAAGAGAACAGTTGTTGTTTAAGGGACGGGTTCCTGGCGTAACCAATAATTAAAGAACCAAACACTGATCCAATTCCAGCACCTGAAATTATAATGATTTTTCAAGTAACCGTATTTCTTTCTGGCAAAGGTCAAATTAATGTTCGTAATGTACTTTTTGGAGGAATTCGGATCAGAAGGCAAACAGGATAAGGAACGCTATCATTAAGCAAAAGAGACCCATTGCTTCTGACAGCGCAAAACCAAGGATGGCGTAAGCAAAAAATTGCTGTTTCAGGGATGGGTTTCGGGCATAACCAAGGATTAGGGATCCAAAAATTAAACCAACGCCAATCCCTACAACGTAAAGTTTgttctttaaaaaagaaatatcatattataaagaaaatatatgcgATTACATACCTGATCCTGCAACACCAACAGTAGCTGCACCAGCACCGATGAACTTTGCAGCAGAGTCAATGTCACGACTGATTGTGGAAGTTTGGAAACTACGTACAATTGAAGATTGCATCAAAGGTGActggaaaataattattcatatcGTTAGAATATCTGTAACATCTTCAAAAGATTGCAGTGTTATGCGCATTTGAGCACGACGGCTTATATAATCTTTATTAGCTTTGCATTTTTCTCTCAAAATTTAAAGTtgaatttaatcaaataatagTTTCTTTGtcttttaaatctttcattGAACCCTTGAACTTTCAAAGATGCCTGTTGTACATTTATTATACATTGTCTTCTGAATGACGTAAGTGTTTACAGAGAAACATGTAATATGATATTCagttgatattaattattattaactaaCAATTTAATTGAAGaaccatttattttttcttcaaagaaattcatattatgaaaataaaacagCTTATGTAATCCTGAACGAAACGAGGTTATGCAATGTGAAAAACTCCAGATGTACTCACAACACTAACCGGGCTTTGAATTTGATTTTGTTGTACGGACTGGCTGTGGCTGACCACGGCACTGCTCAAAGGCCGAATGTAACTCTTGGTTCCAGAAACCAACTGCGAAACGGATAATGTTTAATTATTCGCAAAATCGATCCGGGTTATATAATGACGCGTACGAAAAAAtcagaaaatatagaaaatttcttttactcACGGTCGATCTGGCGATGGGTGCGATGAATCGAGTGCAGGCAAACATGATGACGTTTGGTGTTGTATGGTCGCTAAGCGAGTTTATCTGAAAAGACGGCtagtgaaaatttcaaagtgaaTCCACCACGAGTCGTGATTAAAGCGCGTGTTAACCCGGCGAGCGGTAACGAATCACTAGCCACGAAGCGATCGTACCGAGCGCAGGATTACGTAACGTCCCAATGAAATCGTTACATGAGATTTGAAGGATGGAGGGCCAAAATTAACTCGTAACACATTAAGAATCAATGATTTCTGTTATCACAGAGATATGtaattaaaaagtaggaaaatcgCAATGGTGGACGGTAACCGATACAGTACAAAATGGCTACTCCAATTCTCTCCCGTAGTGGCTGACATAATTAACAACTTCTCGCTCACGATTATCGAACAATTCATCGGCATCTTACTGTTTGGATAAAAAATGACATTAATGCGATAACAACCGATCGATCCgatgaattttctttcattttaatcaTTCTTTTAGGTAACGAACGGCTCGACTTACCAGATTACAAGTTTTGAAGGGGCGGTAAGAGGACCCAGCCTTTGGAATGTTGAATTGGTAAGTGACTAGTGAACAAAGTGCTCCACGAACAGCCTGTCCTGACCGACCGAACTAAACCGACTTCCGTGCGATGACCTATTCACCACTTCCAACGGCCCCGATTCTCTCCGATGTCGTTTATCGACCAACCGAATTTAGCCGAACGGTTTTCGTCTGCAATATCTGATGGA comes from Osmia lignaria lignaria isolate PbOS001 chromosome 8, iyOsmLign1, whole genome shotgun sequence and encodes:
- the ATPsynC gene encoding ATP synthase, subunit C isoform X2, producing MFACTRFIAPIARSTLVSGTKSYIRPLSSAVVSHSQSVQQNQIQSPSPLMQSSIVRSFQTSTISRDIDSAAKFIGAGAATVGVAGSGAGIGSVFGSLIIGYARNPSLKQQLFSYAILGFALSEAMGLFCLMMAFLLLFAF
- the ATPsynC gene encoding ATP synthase, subunit C isoform X1; the protein is MFACTRFIAPIARSTLVSGTKSYIRPLSSAVVSHSQSVQQNQIQSPVSVSPLMQSSIVRSFQTSTISRDIDSAAKFIGAGAATVGVAGSGAGIGSVFGSLIIGYARNPSLKQQLFSYAILGFALSEAMGLFCLMMAFLLLFAF